The region GAGAGCAGCTGTATTTGTAGGGGAAAGGAAGATCAATATTAAGTACAAGTAATCACTGGAACTCCTGGTGACATTTCCCTATTAAAATAGATTGCATTTGCTCACCCTTGGTTATGAGGATGaacccaaaatggctcagccataAGGGAAAACCTGGGACATCTGCTTTCTGCTCACTTCCTGCAGAGAAGGTATCTGAGGACCACCTTCTTCATTGCAGTTGTGATCTCCTTGTTTCTGAGGGTATAAATGATGGGGTTCAGGAGTGGGAAGATGATGGTATGGAAGACAGAGACCACCTTGTCAGGGGCATACTCGTCAAAGGGTCGGGCATAGATGTAGATCGCAGGGCCAAACATGAAAATGACGATAACGATGTGGGAATAGCAGGTGGAAAGGGCCTTGCTAGCCGACTCACCGGTGTTCTTCTTCAGCACGGTGAGCAGGAAGGCATAGGAAACCAAGAGGGCCACGAAGCAGACCACAGAGATGAGTCCACTGCTGAAAATCATCACCATCTCCTCAGCAAAAGTATTCACGCAGGTGATCCTCAGCACCTGGGTGATGTCGCAGAAGTAGTTGTCCAGTTCATTGGGGCCGCAGAAAGGGAGAAGGACAATCAGCACAACTTGGATGAAGGAATGGACAaagccaccagcccaggagatgaGCACCAGTATGATACACAGTCGCCGGCTCATCATAGTGGTGTAGTGTAAGGGACGGCAGATGGCAACATAGCGGTCGTAGGCCATGACGGTGAGCAGGAACATCTCGGAGGCGCCCACAAAATGGAGGAAGAAGAGCTGTGCGATGCAGCCTCCAAAGGATATGATCTTGCGCTCAGACAAGAAGTCGATTAGCATCTTGGGGGCAGTGATGGAGGAGTACCAGATGTCCAAGAATGCCAGGTTGGCCAACAGGAAATACATGGGTGAGTTCAGGTGTGGGTCACTCCGGATGGTGATAATGATCAGCACATTGCTTGGAAGAACGATCAAGTAGAAGATCAGGAAAAGGGCAAAGAGGAAAAGCTGAACTCCCCGTTCATGAGACAGCCCCATCAGGATGAACTCTGTCACTTCGGAACTGTTTCTCTCACCCTCCGACTTTGGGGGTGGTGAATCTACCGGTATGGCTCTGCCTGTGCCACTGTCCATCCCTGGAGTAAGGTTTAAGTGGGTGGACCTTGATGGGAAAAGGGGTTTGGATGGAAAGAAGGACGAAATGGTCGAAGAGGAGATAAATATCAGATTAATAGTGGGAAAATGGGCATGAAAGAATGGTGTACTTTCAtctactttgggcacaatcctaaccccttatgtcagtgctttccagcactggcatagcagtgccaatggcacaggtgctgcatcctgcagttgggtgtcactcatggaggtctcctcaaagtaagggaaggtttgtctcctttcctcagagctgcactgcccttatgtcaatgctggaaagcactgacataaggggttaggattgcgcccttatccacttagggtgcaatcctgtccaactttccagtgctgatgcagccagaatgcagccccagggtaagcaagcaaacattctcttaccttgaagaggactAAGCACCTATCCTTCCTCAGCAGCATGAAgctcacaccctgttggcatagctacatccgtgctggaaagttggggaggattgggcccttactcatccATCTAGTGACAGGCTCAGAAGAGAGAGGACCAGTAGAAGAAGTAGGAAGGTGGACAggagaaaaagggaaaggggaaggggggagagagagagaaagagaaagagagaaagagaaagagatgcTCAAATGTATGCTCTTCTAATAAGAATGTCCTTCAATGTTCCCATTTCTAGATACACCTGAGTCTCTCCATGCTGAGAAGAGCTGCACCTGTTAGGTTTCTGCTTGTCGTgaggctgttaaaagcacagaaccCCCATACATTAAAAGACAGCAAGCTTTCAGGAGGCAACATAGATGAGACTTTGGGGCTGGCTTAAGATGAAAGTGAccagggggagaaaggcagcacatCCAAACCAAATTTACAGTTGATCCGTGAAATAAATTGCACAGGAACTGCTTGGAAATTCCTGCTGAAACCGTTATTTAATCACACTTTACTCTCAGAATACTCACGCTATAGTCacgcttttctttgtttttaaagcccAACTTCCACTGTCGGAGTAAAGATGCAAAActcaaagttaaaaataaaaacaaacaccatctcAGTGTATTTTCCACAGAGTAGTAGAGGGAGGGAGTTCTGAAATGGTTTGCAGAAAGCATACTCCCTGGAGCCAGTTGCGTTATCTTAAAATAGCAAAGCCTGAGTTAGCACCTACCAGCTACAATGGATTGTGAAGGGAAAGCAGCCTCTTTCTGCCACCTAAATGCTTGCTCTGCTTAGCAGAACACCTTCCCCAGGACATataatttactttaaaaaatgcaaggatcttaaaacccatttctgcctggcccgcaggtgtacacatttggtccctgttgcctatatgcaacgttgggcttaagaaatggcttaatgggt is a window of Tiliqua scincoides isolate rTilSci1 chromosome 5, rTilSci1.hap2, whole genome shotgun sequence DNA encoding:
- the LOC136653925 gene encoding olfactory receptor 4M1-like, whose translation is MDSGTGRAIPVDSPPPKSEGERNSSEVTEFILMGLSHERGVQLFLFALFLIFYLIVLPSNVLIIITIRSDPHLNSPMYFLLANLAFLDIWYSSITAPKMLIDFLSERKIISFGGCIAQLFFLHFVGASEMFLLTVMAYDRYVAICRPLHYTTMMSRRLCIILVLISWAGGFVHSFIQVVLIVLLPFCGPNELDNYFCDITQVLRITCVNTFAEEMVMIFSSGLISVVCFVALLVSYAFLLTVLKKNTGESASKALSTCYSHIVIVIFMFGPAIYIYARPFDEYAPDKVVSVFHTIIFPLLNPIIYTLRNKEITTAMKKVKTRVLKPLSL